Proteins from a single region of Neodiprion virginianus isolate iyNeoVirg1 chromosome 4, iyNeoVirg1.1, whole genome shotgun sequence:
- the LOC124301853 gene encoding uncharacterized protein LOC124301853 gives MLTTLSLVYFTVLLVGSSSEIIKCCPKGYSFGRTLKCVISVYSNSEFILNEANYGNQTDFNTTSCYRSGESVNDIQAADLEYARNLTEVDMCMDVDDRNGTVYVKSCPVDWRERPKRCDGVFTPIFPWGASIVIGAYLIHGIPFVIVVVLCILDPELRNRAYDKAVLSCCICQVCIAVVLSVMGYFFLCYELLRPTWLYIVFGLMLQFTTIGAVCWLNVICLEMTLAITRLRWRHGNDMTGSVEARKSFKYAAYVWGSSSVFTAITCFIELCPWIPTTSVLKPNFESVYDGVNYKVIFYVGLAPVITFILNNVLFIYTTYKVVNIRKSTVVASENNRKTKKKYFMYLRLYLVMDAPSIIGVISSIYPEIWVLKFIRMIQPISMLLAILPQKKFCRALRCSPAEKPAVVSQKRNIKGETSC, from the exons ATGTTGACCACTCTCTCGCTCGTGTATTTTACCGTGCTACTTGTCGGTTCTTCAAGTGAAATCATTAAATGCTGCCCAAAAGGATACAGTTTCGGAAGGACTTTGAAATGCGTGATATCCGTATACAGCAACAGCGAATTCATCTTGAACGAGGCGAACTATGGCAATCAAACGGACTTCAATACCACCAGCTGCTATCGAA GTGGCGAAAGCGTGAACGACATACAAGCTGCTGACTTGGAATATGCCCGAAACCTAACGGAAGTGGATATGTGCATGGATGTCGATGATCGCAACGGTACGGTCTACGTGAAGTCATGCCCAGTGGATTGGAGAGAGCGGCCGAAGAGATGCGACGGTGTTTTCACTCCCATATTCCCCTGGGGTGCGAGTATAGTGATTGGCGCGTATTTGATTCACGGCATTCCtttcgtcatcgtcgtcgttctGTGCATCCTCGACCCCGAACTTCGCAATCGCGCCTACGACAAAGCCGTACTAAGCTGTTGCATCTGCCAAGTTTGCATCGCGGTAGTTTTATCTGTAATGggatatttctttttatgttACGAGCTCCTGAGACCAACTTGGTTGTACATAGTGTTCGGGTTGATGCTGCAGTTCACAACGATAGGTGCCGTCTGTTGGTTGAACGTCATATGCTTGGAAATGACCTTGGCCATCACCAGATTGAGGTGGAGACACGGCAACGACATGACAGGGTCTGTGGAAGCCCGGAAGTCCTTTAAGTATGCGGCCTATGTGTGGGGCTCCAGTTCCGTGTTTACTGCCATCACCTGCTTCATTGAACTCTGTCCATGGATACCAACAACGTCAGTGCTGAAGCCGAATTTCGAGAGCGTCTACGACGGGGTGAATTATAAAGTGATCTTTTATGTTGGCTTGGCACCTGTGATCACCTTCATCCTTAACAACGTTCTCTTCATCTACACTACGTACAAGGTCGTCAATATCCGAAAATCAACCGTCGTCGCAAGTGAAAACAACAGGAAGACGAAAAAGAAGTACTTCATGTACTTGAGGCTGTACCTCGTGATGGATGCTCCGTCGATTATCGGAGTCATATCATCAATCTATCCTGAGATCTGGGTTCTAAAGTTTATCAGAATGATCCAGCCGATATCAATGCTCCTTGCCATATTACCGCAGAAAAAGTTCTGCCGAGCATTGCGATGCTCCCCCGCTGAAAAACCTGCTGTTGTCTCACAGAAAAGAAATATCAAGGGCGAAACGTcgtgttga